A region of Anguilla rostrata isolate EN2019 chromosome 10, ASM1855537v3, whole genome shotgun sequence DNA encodes the following proteins:
- the pole3 gene encoding DNA polymerase epsilon subunit 3: protein MAERPEDLNLPNAVITRIIKEALPEGVNVSKEARRAISQAASVFVLYATSCANNFAMKAKRKTLNAGDVMAAMEEMEFERFLQPLREALEAYKKGLKGKKEASEQKRKDKEKKTDAEENDKSREEETLEEEDENMEEEQEGENEGEEEVEN, encoded by the exons ATGGCAGAAAGACCAGAGGACCTAAATCTTCCGAACGCTGTCATCACACGGATTATTAAAGAGGCG TTGCCCGAAGGAGTGAATGTATCCAAAGAAGCAAGGAGGGCCATCTCACAGGCTGCCAGCGTGTTCGTCCTGTATGCCACGTCATG TGCAAATAACTTTGCGATGAAGGCCAAGAGGAAGACACTCAACGCAGGGGATGTGATGGCAGCCATGGAGGAGATGGAGTTTGAGCGCTTCCTCCAGCCTCTGAGAGAGGCCCTGGAGG CCTACAAGAAAGGGCTGAAGGGGAAGAAGGAGGCGTCTGAACAGAAACGCAAAGACAAGGAAAAGAAGACCGATGCAGAAGAGAATGACAAGAGCAGGGAGGAGGAAACCCTCGAGGAAGAGGATGAGAACAtggaggaggaacaggaaggagagaacgagggagaggaggaagtggagaaCTAA
- the LOC135265091 gene encoding uncharacterized protein LOC135265091 — translation MRYGPLHVGGCPSEILDETHCFWVMCPHPCCWEAEQRVARGVARRVQSRTPGRSNVNALSQEEFPTLNVVNVSEWAKTRKPPKENMLYRAFSSESCHPVTSQSQLCSQSQNFLKDSNIRLERLKDLHFPECTSAAKSPHSTNYKHNKDVKLSLAQISPLDRSSGALCGSVSMVMWIPNPNRVSHDSAHHRRKSSHVGVRNIACVPSSLLCDIPKPNRKESRNIQKTEHLQQTCTQLASPNGKPRAPGHMVSQIALHAADVDLTDPRGASTVAAEAELAVGGNRGVLQPKPEPEPWPGPRPGEPDSCPGAEPAAERERGPRREPAQRTLPRLARCTLGSANVAEGIDWLRLKSQTHLWKKRDLRQDCGKDRPVLAPPHPPHHWAGTHRLSKATLHHHHRSALEIGPAVCRCAECAEEMRGCGGDGRSEFSAAGGFPKLSQGSAPTHYSSLQPLDADDIGDRKPSGGDDDVSRSSVLEPPDTAATLQGTLERRVTIGQESGGAGRGSGRSLSRGTEGRDSGSDSGSEDEDGDFGPSESRLSAPPPSLRSDFVD, via the exons ATGAG GTATGGTCCTCTTCATGTGGGCGGCTGCCCCAGTGAGATTCTGGATGAGACACACTGCTTTTGGGTCATGTGCCCGCATCCCTGCTGCTGGGAGGCTGAACAGCGTGTGGCCAGAGGCGTCGCAAGACGCGTACAATCTAGAACACCTGGCAGGAGTAACGTCAATGCTCTTTCACAAG AAGAGTTTCCAACTCTTAACGTTGTGAATGTGTCAGAGTGGGCCAAAACCAGAAAGCCTCCAAAGGAAAACATGCTTTACAGAGCATTTAGCTCGGAGAGCTGTCACCCAGTCACTTCCCAATCCCAgctctgcagccaatcacagaactTCTTGAAGGACTCTAATATAAGATTAGAGAG ACTAAAAGACCTTCACTTTCCTGAGTGTACCTCTGCTGCTAAGAGCCCCCACTCCACAAATTACAAGCATAACAAGGATGTTAAG ctgagcCTGGCCCAAATCAGCCCTTTAGATCGTTCTTCTGGAGCCTTGTGTGGCAGCGTCTCCATGGTGATGTGGATACCCAACCCGAACCGCGTCTCCCATGATTCCGCTCACCATAG ACGGAAATCTTCGCACGTCGGTGTGAGAAACATCGCTTGTGTTCCTTCCTCCCTTTTGTGTGACATCCCAAAACCG AACAGAAAGGAATCCAGAAACATTCAGAAGACTGAACACCTGCAGCAGACCTGCACACAGCTGGCATCACCCAATGGGAAGCCGCGTGCCCCTGGTCACATGGTTTCTCAGATAGCGCTCCACGCAGCAGACGTTGACCTCACGGACCCGAGGGGGGCATCCACCGTCGCAGCTGAAGCCGAACTCGCCGTCGGTGGGAACCGGGGGGTCCTACAGCCGAAGCCTGAGCCGGAACCATGGCCTGGCCCCCGTCCCGGAGAACCCGACTCCTGCCCCGGGGCCGAGCCCGCGgccgagagggagagagggcctCGGAGAGAACCCGCGCAGCGCACCCTGCCGCGGCTCGCCCGGTGCACGCTGGGCAGCGCG AATGTGGCTGAAGGAATTGATTGGCTGAGACTCAAGAGTCAGACACACCTTTGGAAGAAGCGCGACCTACGGCAGGACTGCGGCAAGGACAGGCCCGTCTTGGCtccgccccatcccccccatcaCTGGGCCGGCACCCACCGCCTGTCCAAAGCCACGCTGCACCACCATCACAGGAGTGCCCTGGAAATAG ggCCTGCTGTGTGCCGATGTGCGGAGTGTGCGGAGGAGATGCGGGGCTGTGGGGGAGACGGGCGTTCTGAATTTAGCGCAGCAGGGGGCTTTCCCAAGCTCAGTCAGGGATCCGCCCCAACGCACTACAGCTCTCTCCAG CCTTTAGACGCAGACGACATCGGAGACAGGAAGCCGAGTGGCGGAGATGATGACGTCTCTCGGAGCTCCGTGCTGGAGCCACCGGACACCGCAGCCACACTGCAGGGCACCCTGG AACGCAGGGTTACTATAGGACAGGAGAGCGGGGGCGCAGGGCGGGGTTCTGGGAGGAGTCTGAGCAGAGGCACAGAGGGTCGTGACTCAGGAAGTGACTCAGGCTCGGAGGACGAGGACGGGGACTTCGGGCCTTCGGAGTCCCGTCTGTCCGCGCCGCCGCCCAGCCTGAGGTCTGACTTCGTCGACTGA